The following are from one region of the Plectropomus leopardus isolate mb unplaced genomic scaffold, YSFRI_Pleo_2.0 unplaced_scaffold18449, whole genome shotgun sequence genome:
- the LOC121965062 gene encoding crossover junction endonuclease EME1-like translates to DYLQQQDDVCVCVWVSPMQEERHGRPGSGPTLTSWVQEQQRRHPTKILSLVVIDLEKYFRSQKSQSQKRFREAVTGEERGGGGQVKKRRKNGGANVLPEVSRVELEEAVVHLQLHNGVTVCFLSTWKDFCDHITMTTKAVAEAPFKREREKTGFSFHLESEWAGGQRVDKAGKGLLQVWKRQIQQFNRVSPDMASAILAAYPSPQLLRKAYGLCKSERERISLLSDLLIRRGEGVTSTTRRVGPELSKRLFLLMNSCDPEQTLDSTV, encoded by the exons TACTTACAGCAGCAGgacgatgtgtgtgtgtgtgtgtgggtgtctcCAATGCAGGAGGAGAGGCATGGCAGGCCTGGCTCCGGCCCGACTCTGACGTCCTGGgtgcaggagcagcagaggcgTCACCCCACTAAGATCCTCAGCCTGGTGGTCATCGACCTGGAGAAATATTTCAG ATCCCAAAAGTCTCAAAGCCAGAAGCGGTTTCGCGAGGCAGTCACGGGTGAGGAGcgcggaggaggaggacaagtgaagaagaggaggaagaatgGTGGAGCGAACGTACTACCTGAGGTGTCACGAGTTGAACTAGAGGAG GCCGTGGTGCATCTCCAGCTCCACAATGGTGTGACTGTTTGCTTCTTATCAACCTGGAAGGACTTCTGTGATCACATCACCATGACAACCAAAGCTGTTGCCGAAGCCCCTTTCAA gcgAGAGCGGGAGAAGACGGGCTTCTCGTTCCACCTGGAGAGCGAGTGGGCGGGGGGGCAGCGGGTGGATAAAGCTGGGAAGGGACTGCTGCAGGTGTGGAAGAGACAGATCCAGCAGTTTAACAGAGTCAGTCCAGACATGGCCTCAGCCATCCTGGCAGCGTATCCCTCCCCACAGCTGCTCAGGAAG GCTTACGGCCTGTGTAAGAGTGAGCGTGAGAGGATCTCCCTGCTGTCTGACCTTCTGATCCGAAGAGGAGAAGGCGTCACCTCAACGACTCGCCGCGTCGGCCCGGAGCTTTCCAAACGCCTCTTCCTGCTGATGAACTCCTGTGATCCTGAGCAAACTCTGGACTCCACCGTCTGA